Sequence from the Fusobacterium sp. IOR10 genome:
CATTAGTTGCTAAAACTTCTATGTAAAATCTACTATCCTTCATAGCTTCCATTTCTACAAAGTTGTCTTTTACAAGTGCTTCAGCCTTTGAAATTAATTCAGGAGTAACACCTTTGAAAATTTCCATATCATTGTTTTCCTTTGTTAATAAATATCCTAAAGCTGATGCTAGTTTAATTCCAGATTCATCTGTATTTGGTAATTTAACACAAAAGGCATTTTTAAAAATATTTGAACTTATTTTTAATTTTATTTTTGTAGCTGGTTTTTCCAAATATCTACATGTATTTGATACTGCTAGTCCTATTGCAACTGGTTCTGTACAACCCATACTAGGTTTCATTTCAGATTTAGCTAATTTTATAAAATCTGCATATTTATTCATTACCCCACCTCTTTAATTTATTTTATTTCTCAAGTATATAATAAGCAATTTACGTGCCATTTTACACCTCTGCTTTTCCCGGACATCTCAATTTAAAGTTCCATCTTTTTTTATCAGATTTGATAAATTTCAAAATTTTATTTTTGGAAACAATTGAAAAGAAAGGGTTATCATAAATGATAACCCTTTCTCAAAATTGATAAATTAATTTATAGTTTATATGCAGATAATTTTCTATATAAAGTTGCTCTGCTTATACCTAATTTTTTAGCTAAAGCATCCTTTTCTTCTAAAGTATTTATATTTTTTGTTAAATCCTTAAGAATATTTCTTTCATAATCTTCAATTATTTCTGAAAGATTTTTATTTGAAATACCCATCCTATGATTTTTACTTATTTGTACTGGTAGATCTTTAAGTTCTATATAGTTTCCCTCTATAACATTTTCAATATATTCTATTATATTTCTAAGTTCCCTAACATTTCCTGACCAATCATAATTTATCATGGCTCTTTTAGCCTCAGTTGTTACACCTAAAACATTTTTAGAGAGTTTTTTATTATATAGTTTTATAAAGTAATCTATAAAGTTAATTATATCCTCTTTTCTTTCTCTCAAAGCTGGAATTTTTATAGGAATAACATTAATTCTATAATATAAATCTTCCCTAAATGTCTTTTCTTCAACCATTTTTTCTAAATTTTTATTAGTAGCACAAATAACCCTAACATTTATAGGTATTGAACATTTCCCACCAACTCTTTCTATCTTTTCTTCCTGTAAAACTCTAAGAAGTTTTTTTTGTACATGAAGGGGCATATCCCCTATTTCATCTAAAAATAAAGTACTGTTGTTAGCTAGTTCAAATTTACCTATATGTCCGCTTTTTTTCGCCCCTGTAAAAGCTCCCTCTTCATATCCAAAAAGTTCACTTTCCACAAGATTTTCAGGAATAGCCCCGCAATTTATAGATATCATAAGTTTATCTTTCCTATCACTTACTGAATGAATATATTTTGCTAATAAATCCTTTCCAGTACCACTTTCCCCTGTTATAACAACTGTTGAACTAGATTTTCCAATTTTATCACATAGGTTTAAAATATTCTTAATAGATTCATTTTTACCTATGAATTTATTTCTTCTAACTTCAATACTTTGAGAATTTATAACATCATTTATTTGTCCTTCTAATTTTCTCTTTTCCATAGCTAGCTGGATTTTACTTTCTAATAATAAGCTCATATATTTTAAAAATTCTTCCATGGAAGCTCTTTTTTCTAACAAACATTTTTTTTGGTTTTTATTAAAGGCAATTATTCCTATAACTCCTATTACCTCATTATTTAAGCTAATAGGTTCTGCTATATTTGCAAGTTCCCTGCATTGATCTCTTTTTTCACATTGATCCCTTTTCTCACATTTATCACAAGCCCCTTGCTCTAGACAATCTCTAACTTTTTTCTTATTACCCTTTAATATTATTTCTCCAAAAAAAGAATCCTCAGGTATTTTTTCCCCTAATCTTTCTAAATACTCCCCTGTTCCAGCTACCCTTATTAAATTTTTATCCACAATAGTCACGTCTGCCTCTAATATAGAAGAAATGGCCATGGCATAATTTTGAATAAATTCTAACTCCAATACATTTTTCATTAGTTCCCCCTAATTATTTTCCATATTGATTTCCAAATATATTTTTTCTATATTATAACTATCTAATACCCCTAGTTTCTCCAAAGACTGGGAAACTAATTTTTCATAGTTTTCTATTTGTTCTTCCTCATGTCCCCCAGTTTTATAATCCACAATAAAAACCTTTCCCTTTTCTTCTAAACTTGGTTTTTTTATCATTAGTCTATCTATTCTATAAAGGCTCTTATCCTCTTCAGAATATATTGGATATTCATTATAGATAAAATCCCAAGATTCTGAAAATATATCTTCCTTATCCCTTATGTTTCTTTCTATAAATTTCCTTGAAAATAACTTTTCTAAAAAGTTTTCCTCATACAAGGCACCATATTTGGAAATTGTTTTTTCCCTAGCTAATATTATTTCATCTTCCCTTGCATATTTAATGTTTTCAAAGAAATAATGCACAACAGTACCTAGAATCTTTTTTTCTTCCCTTTCAATGGTAAAGTTTTCCCTTTCATTTGTAAGTTTATTAATGTTTTCTTCTAATTTTTCACTGTCATAGGAAAGTTCTCTAAAATCAATATTTAGTTTTTCATTTTCCTTGGATTTTTTCATATCTTCTATTTTTTCTTCTTCCTTTGTTCTTTCCTTTAAATAGACTTCACCTAAAGTATATACTAACTGAGAATTGAAATAATTTGCCCCTACTAATTTTTGAAAGTCTCCATTTTTACTAACCTTGTCAATTACTATAAAAAGATTTTTTTTAGGACGAGTTAGAGCCACATAAATATTATTTATCTCCTCTTCAGCTTCCTTTCTTTTTTTATCACTGGCATAGTCAAATTGATCCTCTAAATAAGTGAAAATCTTTTCATATGAACTTTCTGTTATTAAATAGTCATCTACTTTTTTGTAATTGTCATTTATCTTTATATTAAATTGAAAACCTTTATTCCCAGAATTATTTCCTTCCTTATGAATATAAAAAACTGTATCAAATTCAAGACCCTTTGATTTATGAATTGTCATTAGGGCTACTCCATTATATTCCTTTGTTGACTCTTGCCTATACTGGCTAGAATCATTGTTTTCCTTTACCTCTTCTATTAATTCCTCTACAAATTCAAATTCCTTGCATTTTTCCAAGAACTTATATACATTCTTAATATCACTTTCACTTGTATACTTATCTAGCACACCAAAATCTTTTATTATCTCTTCTATAACTGTATAAAGTTTAAAATTATTCTCCCTATACATATTTTTATATTTAATTATTTTATCATATACTTTTTTCTCATCTTGATTTTCAAAATTAAAGTTATCTAAATTATCTAAATTTAAAAGTATTTTTTTTAAAGAGTCATCCCCAATAAATATTAGATCATCCCTTAAAAATTCAATTAAATAAAAATTATTCTCTGTTATAAAGTATTTAAACAAAGTTAATATTGGACTTACAACCCTTGATTCAAATATACTCAATCTAGTTTCTAGAAAATATGGAATTTTATTTTCTGAAAGGGCAAAGGCCATTTTATTTAAAATCTTATTACTTCTAGCTAATATTCCTATTCCCTTATATTGTCCATTATAATTTTCTTTAAGTAATTTTATAATTTCTTTATATGAAAATTCATCATCCTTACTATCTCCCTTTGAGTACAGTCCTACAAAGCCTTTACTTTCACTTTTATTTCCATTAACCCTATTAAATTCCCAAGAAATATCCCCTAAGGACTTTGAATAGTTTTCAAAAAAGCTATTTGTAAAATCAACTATTCTTTTTTCACTTCTATAACAAGTATCCAAACTTTCAACTTCACAATCTATAATATTTGGAAGTTTCATAAATAGGTTTTTATCCCCATCCCTCCATCCATATATACTTTGCTTTTCATCTCCAACACAGATTACATTCTTTGCACTTTCCACAAAGGGAGATAAGATTTTCCATTGAACTACACTTGTATCTTGAAATTCATCTATAAATATTGTTGTAGCTTCACTTTCAAGGATTTCCTTCATGTAAGTTGTTATCTTATTGTTTTCATCTAAAAGATTAAGCTCATTATTTCCAATATATTTAAGTGTATAATTAGTTATATCACTGTGGGTAAACTTATGCTCTTTAAATTTTATTTCATCATAAATTCCATATATATCGTCTAAAAAGGATAACATTTCCCTTTCATAGGATATAACTTTATCATTGTATATTCTTTTGGAAATTTCACTTTTAAGATCATCCATTATTTCCATTTGATCTTGAAATAATTCCAAAACATATTCATCTTTCCCTGCTCTTATTTTTCTACCATCTAATATATATTTATCATCTAGTATTGTCTTCCAATTATTTAGTAAGAACTTTTCCTTTTCTAAATATGTATCTAATCCTAGATACTCCTTATATAATTTTTTAACATGCTCTACTATTGGAGTGCTTTCCTTTTTTTTATATTCTCTTATTTTTTCCAAAACACTTAACATTTCATCAATTTGTGTCATCTCTTGAGAAACATCATAGGGCTCTCTTTCTCTTTTTTCAAGTAGAATGTACTTCCATCTATGATTTATAATTCCCCCTAAAGTATCAATATGTTTTTCAACATTTCTCTCTAAATTAGTTTCAAAAAATTTCTGAAACAACTTAAAATTCTTCTCACTTGAGGTTATTTTTTCAAAACATTTCTTTAAAATTTCATAGTTTTCAAAATCCTCTATAATTTCAAAGGTGTTAATATTTAACATCTTTGACACGGAATTTTTAAAAATAATATTTTTAAAACCATCAATTGTATAAACTTTTAAATTATCCTTGTTTAACACAATATTTTCATATATTTTTTTCATATTAACTTCATCTATATTTATTTTAGGATATAGGTTTTCTATGGATTTTTTTATATTAATCCCCTCTTCATCCATAATACATAGACTTTTTAAGAAATCCACTATTCTTTTTTTTATTTCAGAGGTTGCCTTTCTTGTGAAAGTCATAACTATAATATCATTTTGAGGTTCCCCATTTATTAATGAAATTACATATTCCAATGCTAATCTATATGTTTTCCCTGTACCTGCACTAGCTTTTAATATTTTCTTCATATTTATAGCTCTCCTCTCTTCTGCAAATGTTTATATAGTCACAATTATTGCACATTGTTTTTTTATCTGTTCTTTTATAATGCTCTAGTTTCACAAAATCTAAGAATATATTATTTAAACTTTCCCTTGTAAATATATTTTTATCTTCAACTTTTCCTTCTAATTTAAAAACATTATACATTATTTTCTCAACTTCCATATCTCCCCCATACATAATAAGAGAGTAAATATCTAGCTGTCCATCTTGTTTCCCACCAGTTTTATAGTCTATTAAAGTGTTTCCAGTGGAAGTTTCTATTGCTAAATCTATTCTTCCCTTAATTAAAATTTCAGGATTTTCCTTTAATTTAGAATAATCACTTTTATATACTTTTTCCTTTTCACTGTAGAAACTATTTATTTTTTTATTTTTAAATCTTTTTTCCAAATAATTATAAAATTCAAATATACTGTTTTTTATTGCAGGGTATATAATTTTATTTAAATATATATCAACGTATACAGGTATTTTCATTTTATCTGATTTTTTAGCCATTCTTATATACTTATCCACCATTTGTTCATCAACTTTAAAATTCCCTGATTTTTCTATTTGTTCTCTCATTATTATTCCAACTTGTTCAAATATTTTATGAACTGTAGTTCCAAGTAGTCTAAGGGATGTTCCATACACTAACTCTTCTTCTTTTTCTAACTTCATAATTTTATTTAAAAAATATTTGTATTCACAAGATGATAACATTATTACATCATAGGCTCCTAGGGATATTTGATTATCCTTTAGATTTTCAAAATTCTTTTTTAATTCCATGGTATTTCTTTCAATATTAAAATCTCTTTTTTTATACAAGGCATCCTTTATTATTTCATTTATATTTTCTTCAGTTAAGTTCTTATTTTCAACTTCTATGTTATTTTCTAGTATAAGTTCCTCTAGAAAAACTGATTTTTCTATTCCCTTTTCTTCATTTTTCTTTGTAAATATTATACTTTCCCTTGAATTAAATATCCCTTGAACAAACCTTTGTTTTAGAATATTTATTTTATCATCTAAAGTTGGGAAATTATTTTCTTCCCTTTGACTCTCTGTGAAAATAAAGGAATCCTTTATATTTCCAGGTAAGTTTTCATTGGTTATATCTATGAAATAGCTATCCTTATTATAATTTAACCTAGCGTCCATTAGATTTTTAATTAATCCCACAGTTTCAGTTGATTTTTCCCTTTCAACTTCCCTTATTTCAATTCCTTCTAAATATTTTATCAATAATTTATATATAGATGCTCCTACATTTTCTTTGAACAAACCATTGAAACCAACTTCTCCACACAGTCTTTCACTGGATTTTATGTTTCCCAAAACCTCATAAAATTTTTCCATTAAATCCTTGTACTTGATTTCTTGAAAGTTTTCTAAACCTATTTTCTTTAAATAATTATAGAATTCATCAACAGTTTTATAATTTGAAAGTTCTTGCAAGTCATCATAAATTTTATAGAAACCCTCTCTAAAATCATTCATTTCTTCAC
This genomic interval carries:
- a CDS encoding exodeoxyribonuclease V subunit beta, giving the protein MKKILKASAGTGKTYRLALEYVISLINGEPQNDIIVMTFTRKATSEIKKRIVDFLKSLCIMDEEGINIKKSIENLYPKINIDEVNMKKIYENIVLNKDNLKVYTIDGFKNIIFKNSVSKMLNINTFEIIEDFENYEILKKCFEKITSSEKNFKLFQKFFETNLERNVEKHIDTLGGIINHRWKYILLEKREREPYDVSQEMTQIDEMLSVLEKIREYKKKESTPIVEHVKKLYKEYLGLDTYLEKEKFLLNNWKTILDDKYILDGRKIRAGKDEYVLELFQDQMEIMDDLKSEISKRIYNDKVISYEREMLSFLDDIYGIYDEIKFKEHKFTHSDITNYTLKYIGNNELNLLDENNKITTYMKEILESEATTIFIDEFQDTSVVQWKILSPFVESAKNVICVGDEKQSIYGWRDGDKNLFMKLPNIIDCEVESLDTCYRSEKRIVDFTNSFFENYSKSLGDISWEFNRVNGNKSESKGFVGLYSKGDSKDDEFSYKEIIKLLKENYNGQYKGIGILARSNKILNKMAFALSENKIPYFLETRLSIFESRVVSPILTLFKYFITENNFYLIEFLRDDLIFIGDDSLKKILLNLDNLDNFNFENQDEKKVYDKIIKYKNMYRENNFKLYTVIEEIIKDFGVLDKYTSESDIKNVYKFLEKCKEFEFVEELIEEVKENNDSSQYRQESTKEYNGVALMTIHKSKGLEFDTVFYIHKEGNNSGNKGFQFNIKINDNYKKVDDYLITESSYEKIFTYLEDQFDYASDKKRKEAEEEINNIYVALTRPKKNLFIVIDKVSKNGDFQKLVGANYFNSQLVYTLGEVYLKERTKEEEKIEDMKKSKENEKLNIDFRELSYDSEKLEENINKLTNERENFTIEREEKKILGTVVHYFFENIKYAREDEIILAREKTISKYGALYEENFLEKLFSRKFIERNIRDKEDIFSESWDFIYNEYPIYSEEDKSLYRIDRLMIKKPSLEEKGKVFIVDYKTGGHEEEQIENYEKLVSQSLEKLGVLDSYNIEKIYLEINMENN
- a CDS encoding sigma-54-dependent Fis family transcriptional regulator, giving the protein MKNVLELEFIQNYAMAISSILEADVTIVDKNLIRVAGTGEYLERLGEKIPEDSFFGEIILKGNKKKVRDCLEQGACDKCEKRDQCEKRDQCRELANIAEPISLNNEVIGVIGIIAFNKNQKKCLLEKRASMEEFLKYMSLLLESKIQLAMEKRKLEGQINDVINSQSIEVRRNKFIGKNESIKNILNLCDKIGKSSSTVVITGESGTGKDLLAKYIHSVSDRKDKLMISINCGAIPENLVESELFGYEEGAFTGAKKSGHIGKFELANNSTLFLDEIGDMPLHVQKKLLRVLQEEKIERVGGKCSIPINVRVICATNKNLEKMVEEKTFREDLYYRINVIPIKIPALRERKEDIINFIDYFIKLYNKKLSKNVLGVTTEAKRAMINYDWSGNVRELRNIIEYIENVIEGNYIELKDLPVQISKNHRMGISNKNLSEIIEDYERNILKDLTKNINTLEEKDALAKKLGISRATLYRKLSAYKL
- a CDS encoding PD-(D/E)XK nuclease family protein, which produces MDIKYFQYQDNFLKKLKSDEKTIIVFSDYSLKNTYMRNREKNILKPEGMLLTLDEFNKYIFKTNRKLLTDAKRPLTFYQNLNKKIKEELNIKNYYDIIDLADLFFKYYREKNLSLVSNIKNLQKWQRDYIDRLHRIKKIYDKFLSEKNYLPSDWLESYENFNRDFFDSYEKIIFVDIFDFSNLHRKIIGEIEDKVQVSLLLQCKKDDYNEELLKLEKVSLDGIRNIQVQIYETNENLEEMLNLIFLHGKGDSPFDIFTPNPERNNFHKTLPKHFKSQQLKVLDDTKLYRFMSRQCDLLNSIEFKKEEGIGVEVLAKCLSDEIFCKIYNINGNILNFYKILIENEYRYLNKNTIDEENIGWIFKRYNYNSEEMNDFREGFYKIYDDLQELSNYKTVDEFYNYLKKIGLENFQEIKYKDLMEKFYEVLGNIKSSERLCGEVGFNGLFKENVGASIYKLLIKYLEGIEIREVEREKSTETVGLIKNLMDARLNYNKDSYFIDITNENLPGNIKDSFIFTESQREENNFPTLDDKINILKQRFVQGIFNSRESIIFTKKNEEKGIEKSVFLEELILENNIEVENKNLTEENINEIIKDALYKKRDFNIERNTMELKKNFENLKDNQISLGAYDVIMLSSCEYKYFLNKIMKLEKEEELVYGTSLRLLGTTVHKIFEQVGIIMREQIEKSGNFKVDEQMVDKYIRMAKKSDKMKIPVYVDIYLNKIIYPAIKNSIFEFYNYLEKRFKNKKINSFYSEKEKVYKSDYSKLKENPEILIKGRIDLAIETSTGNTLIDYKTGGKQDGQLDIYSLIMYGGDMEVEKIMYNVFKLEGKVEDKNIFTRESLNNIFLDFVKLEHYKRTDKKTMCNNCDYINICRREESYKYEENIKS